A section of the Alligator mississippiensis isolate rAllMis1 chromosome 8, rAllMis1, whole genome shotgun sequence genome encodes:
- the CRLF3 gene encoding cytokine receptor-like factor 3 — protein MEPAAEALLLEARESIEAARSYRRELQQRLRGLHQARKQIKESAALTRDVLEQHFSDLKGTLRKLLDERLMALLQEVDTIEQESIKPLDECQKLIEHGVSTADDLLQEGESAVQGGVGDQNETLCSFTKKALHIQLDSLPEVPSLVDVPCLSAQLDDCLLTVLKNQIFSHGTVASRPPVQIEELIEKPGGILVRWCKVDDDFIPQDYRLQCCRSTASHFEDVYVGSETEFIVLQIDPNVDYQFRACARGDGRQEWSPWSIPQTGRTTLVPHEWTPGLEGYSLSSRRNIALRNDSQSSGVLYSKAPTYFCGQTLTFRIETVGQSDKRDSLGVCVEQQNGYDSLQRDKAVCISTNGAVFVNGKEMTNQLPAVTTGSTVTFDMEIVQLGPAKDGGNFKLRVTISSNNREVVFDWVLDQSCGSLYFGCSFSYPGWKVLVF, from the exons ATCAAAGAGAGTGCAGCTTTGACGAGGGATGTACTTGAGCAGCATTTTAGTGATTTAAAAGGGACCCTGAGGAAGCTGTTGGATGAGCGATTGATGGCACTGCTGCAGGAAGTAGATACCATAGAACAAGAGAGTATCAAACCACTGGATGAATGCCAGAAGCTAATAGAACATGGAGTCAGTACAGCTGATGACCTGCTCCAGGAAG GAGAGAGTGCTGTCCAGGGGGGTGTAGGAGACCAGAATGAGACACTATGCAGCTTCACAAAAAAGGCCTTGCACATTCAACTGGATAG CTTGCCAGAAGTACCTTCATTGGTTGATGTGCCTTGTCTGTCTGCCCAGCTGGATGACTGTCTTCTTACCGTACTGAAAAATCAAATATTCAGTCATGGGACAGTAGCATCGCGACCACCTGTCCAAATTGAGGAACTTATTGAGAAGCCTGGGGGTATCCTGGTCCGATGGTGTAAG GTGGACGATGACTTCATACCTCAAGACTACAGGCTTCAGTGTTGCAGGAGTACTGCCAGTCACTTTGAAGATGTGTATGTTGGCTCAGAGACAGAGTTCATAGTGCTCCAGATTGACCCCAACGTTGATTACCAGTTCCGAGCGTGCGCTCGAGGTGATGGGAGGCAGGAATGGAGTCCATGGAGCATCCCTCAGACTGGCCGTACAACGCTAGTTCCTCATG AATGGACACCTGGTTTGGAGGGCTACAGCCTCAGCAGTCGAAGGAACATAGCACTTCGAAATGATTCGCAGTCCTCTGGTGTGCTCTACTCCAAAGCTCCAACGTACTTCTGTGGGCAGACTTTAACGTTCAG aattgAAACTGTCGGTCAGTCAGACAAGCGAGACAGTCTGGGAGTTTGTGTGGAGCAGCAGAACGGCTACGACTCTTTGCAGCGAGACAAAGCAGTGTGTATTAGCACCAACG GAGCTGTATTTGTAAATGGCAAAGAGATGACAAACCAACTGCCTGCTGTAACTACTGGATCAACTGTGACATTTGACATGGAAATTGTGCAGTTAGGTCCTGCCAAGGATGGAGGAAACTTCAAACTGAGAGTAACCATTAGTTCTAACAACAGGGAAGTGGTTTTTGATTGGGTACTTGATCAGTCGTGTGGTTCTCTGTATTTTGGCTGTTCATTCTCCTACCCAGGCTGGAAGGTGCTCGTGTTCTAG